A window of the Trichoderma asperellum chromosome 4, complete sequence genome harbors these coding sequences:
- a CDS encoding uncharacterized protein (EggNog:ENOG41~CAZy:AA3~antiSMASH:Cluster_4.1~SECRETED:SignalP(1-21)): MRRSIPITWLVTAVAVPAATASSSSSQRQVYDYVVVGGGTAGSALATRLSQGLPDKSILLIEAGPEALDEDRINIPGMKGSTLGTVYDWNFTTVPQTTLNGRVLGANRGKVLGGSSALNLMTWDRSASEEYDGWEQLGNPSWNWKNMITAMEMVETFTGINSSNYGDQGVGTSGPIHTVINRVIPAQQNLWLQSMAGLGIPHNLNSLGGNPIGYMNQPSNVDSRTWARSYAANSYIPTSGKNLHLLLETRVAKVNLLKRKNSHTATGVTLQDGTIIQARREVILSCGTIQSPGLLELSGIGSKAVLSKAGIDQIINLDGVGENLQDHVRYQASYQLKDNFTSFDILKYNATYAAAQLALWRANQTSLYDYTGSGYSYLNWHQVVGNLATKLNSLAQSVVLSLGSIVDKKKLQYIGSLLSPQVEVIFSDGYTGVKGYPAIGSSLYGKGFFTLIGVVMHPLSRGTIHIISADIDTKPQIDPQYLSNEYDVRAAIEAAKYCRKIANSAPLSSAWVNEYEPGTAVQTDEDWRQYVLNTTLSIYHPVGTCAMLPQKDGGVVSPELIVYGTTNLRVVDASIIPVLPSAHIQTAVYGIAERAAHMIIQKT, from the exons atgAGGAGATCAATCCCGATAACCTGGCTCGTAACAGCTGTGGCCGTCCCAGCGGCCACTGCTAGTTCCAGTTCCAGCCAGCGTCAAGTTTATGACTAT GTGGTGGTAGGAGGCGGCACAGCCGGCTCAGCCCTTGCGACTAGGCTAAGCCAGGGCCTGCCAGACAAAAGCATCTTGTTGATCGAGGCCGGCCCTGAGGCCTTGGATGAGGATCGCATTAATATTCCTGGCATGAAGGGGTCGACACTTGGCACCGTTTACGATTGGAACTTCACTACTGTGCCACAAACCACACTCAATGGTCGAGTCCTCGGAGCCAATAGAGGCAAGGTGCTTGGTGGAAGCTCGGCATTGAACCTAATGACATGGGATCGATCTGCATCTGAGGAATATGACGGCTGGGAGCAACTCGGCAATCCGTCTTGGAACTGGAAGAATATGATTACTgcgatggagatggtggAGACCTTTACAGGTATCAATTCGTCCAACTATGGCGACCAAGGCGTTGGCACCAGTGGACCTATCCACACTGTGATAAATAGGGTTATACCCGCGCAGCAGAATCTGTGGTTGCAATCGATGGCCGGTTTGGGAATCCCACACAACCTCAATTCCTTGGGTGGGAATCCTATCGGATATATGAACCAGCCTAGCAACGTCGACTCGCGAACATGGGCGAGATCTTACGCTGCTAACTCCTATATCCCAACATCGGGGAAGAACCTACATTTGCTGCTAGAGACGCGCGTAGCCAAGGTGAATTTACTCAAGCGCAAGAACTCGCATACTGCAACTGGTGTTACACTGCAGGATGGCACCATTATCCAGGCTAGGAGGGAGGTTATTCTATCTTGTGGCACTATTCAAAGTCCTGGCCTACTAGAGCTGTCTGGCATAGGTAGCAAGGCAGTGCTATCAAAGGCTGGTATAGACCAGATCATTAACCTCGATGGTGTCGGGGAGAATTTGCAGGACCACGTTCGATACCAAGCATCATACCAATTGAAGGACAATTTTACTTCATTTGACATACTCAAATACAATGCCACGTATGCAGCCGCTCAGCTTGCATTATGGCGTGCAAATCAGACTTCTTTGTATGATTATACAGGGAGTGGATACAGTTATCTAAATTGGCATCAGGTGGTAGGTAACCTGGCTACCAAACTCAACTCTCTCGCCCAGAGTGTGGTGCTTTCTCTCGGCTCTATTGTCGATAAGAAGAAGCTACAGTATATTGGGTCGCTCCTGTCGCCGCAGGTGGAGGTAATCTTCTCAGATGGTTACACTGGTGTAAAAGGCTACCCTGCTATTGGCTCATCCCTCTATGGAAAGGGCTTCTTCACACTTATCGGTGTCGTTATGCATCCCCTCAGCCGTGGCACCATTCATATCATTTCTGCTGACATCGATACCAAACCACAAATTGACCCACAATATTTGTCCAACGAGTACGATGTACGAGCCGCTATCGAGGCTGCAAAGTACTGCCGCAAGATTGCAAACTCGGCGCCGCTCTCTTCAGCATGGGTGAATGAGTATGAACCGGGCACAGCTGTACAGACGGACGAGGACTGGCGTCAGTATGTTCTCAACACCACGCTGTCCATATATCATCCAGTTGGAACGTGTGCTATGCTTCCTCAGAAGGACGGTGGAGTAGTAAGCCCGGAACTCATAGTGTACGGCACTACTAATCTACGTGTTGTGGACGCAAGCATTATTCCCGTTCTTCCATCTGCCCATATTCAAACAGCCGTATA
- a CDS encoding uncharacterized protein (EggNog:ENOG41~TransMembrane:5 (o20-41i53-76o96-119i131-152o203-225i)~antiSMASH:Cluster_4.1) — translation MTRPPPPNPLPPNRNIGPTLIVITVILTAFMLLTTGLRIYTRFSLRAQGWDDYLMIIVNVLALTRMSVQVVQVSVYNNGRHRWYISESDYVNNNMLGWYAQIFLFAGVCFLKSSILFLIVRLRDEPNVRRILYAVVTGLFITNFGTIIILVAECSPPSVYWTQQGGKCWDTRIRIYAIYFTIGFGVARAASLGLVTVDLSWDYAISAIWSNLELFLGIIAANIAISRSVYAFFREDKAAASLTGYSSTNIRLGYLKQDEQRINITKETASTIARRPSASKSEESEAPLIFISHTVALSAVSSR, via the exons ATGACTCGCCCACCACCGCCCAATCCTCTTCCCCCGAACCGCAATATCGGGCCTACACTGATCGTCATTACGGTCATCCTAACTGCCTTTATGCTTCTTACGACTGGCCTACGCATATATACTCGCTTTTCTCTTCGCGCGCAAGGCTGGGATGACTACCTGATGATAATAGTTAATGTCTTAGCGCTCACCCGAATGTCAGTTCAAGTAGTACAGGTTTCAGTTTACAATAATGGTCGTCACCGTTGGTATATTAGCGAGTCTGACTATGTCAACAACAATATGCTGGGATGGTACGCACAaatcttcctttttgctgGCGTGTGCTTCTTAAAATCCTCCATCTTATTCTTGATTGTACGCCTCAGGGACGAGCCAAACGTCCGTCGGATTCTATATGCCGTTGTTACGGGCCTCTTCATTACCAATTTTGGGACTATCATCATTCTCGTTGCAGAATGTTCTCCTCCGTCTGTATACTGGACTCAGCAAGGCGGAAAGTGCTGGGACACAAGGATTCGCATCTACGCTATTTATTTTACGATAG GTTTTGGTGTAGCCAGAGCTGCGTCTCTCGGCCTAGTAACTGTTGACCTCAGCT GGGATTACGCGATATCGGCAATTTGGTCCAATCTTGAGCTGTTTCTAGGCATCATCGCGGCAAATATCGCTATTTCTCGTTCCGTGTATGCTTTTTTTCGTGAGGATAAGGCAGCTGCGAGTTTGACGGGTTACAGTTCCACGAATATTCGCCTGGGCTATTTGAAACAAGACGAGCAGCGGATCAATATTACGAAGGAGACGGCCTCAACAATTGCCCGTCGTCCCTCTGCCTCCAAGAGTGAAGAAAGCGAAGCCCCTTTGATATTTATATCTCATACAGTAGCATTGTCCGCGGTTAGTAGCAGATAG
- a CDS encoding uncharacterized protein (SECRETED:SignalP(1-18)~EggNog:ENOG41~antiSMASH:Cluster_4.1~CAZy:AA1), with product MMWPPLFVASLIAGTVLAFPSFDRTVAPYLHPRSSCSGNTATTRNEWCDFDISTDYYIEAPDTGVTREYWLELTDITVAPDGFSRYAQAINGSIPGPILFADWGDTVVVHVSNALSTSSNGTSLHFHGIRQNFTNQNDGVVSITQCPTPPGSSITYTWKATQYGTTWYHSHFGLQAWEGVFGGIVINGPATANYDEDLGVLFLNDWSHQTADELYQSAETSGPPTLTTGLINGTNVFDDAGHRFNTSFTEGKTYRLRLVNGAIDSHFKFSIENHTMQVIANDLVPITPFNTSILSIGMGQRYDVIITANQSSVADNFWMRAIPQSACSSNENSDDIKGIVYYGSSAGTPETTGYSYTDSCDDEDISNLVPFVSKSVSSDTTTEDEAVTVGKNSDNLFKWYLNSTTMVVDWEDPSLLQVYNGATTFDASNAVISLPNANEWVYTVISTTMPVSHPVHLHGFDFYILAQGTGTYSDSVTLNTDNPPRRDVAMLPASGYLVLAFETDNPGAWLMHCHIGWHTSEGFALQWIVRESEITELIDYDTLNSTCAAWKSYASDNSVIEDDSGV from the exons ATGATGTGGCCTCCTCTCTTTGTGGCGTCACTCATTGCAGGAACTGTGCTtgcctttccttcctttgaTAGAACTGTGGCTCCCTACCTCCATCCCCGATCTTCGTGTTCGGGTAATACGGCTACCACTAGAAATGAGTGGTGTGATTTTGATATCTCGACAGACTACTACATTGAGGCTCCTGACACTGGCGTAACTCGAGAATACTGGCTGGAGCTTACAGATATTACAGTAGCTCCAGATGGCTTCTCACGCTACGCGCAGGCAATCAATGGTAGTATTCCCGGCCCTATATTATTTGCCGATTGGGGTGATACTGTGGTGGTCCATGTCAGCAATGCCCTCTCGACGAGCAGCAACGGCACTAGCCTCCACTTTCATGGCATCCGCCAGAATTTTACAAATCAAAATGATGGAGTTGTTAGCATTACTCAATGTCCCACCCCTCCTGGTAGTAGCATCACTTATACCTGGAAAGCTACTCAATATGGAACCACATGGTACCACTCTCATTTTGGGTTGCAAGCATGGGAAGGTGTCTTTGGAGGCATTGTTATTAACGGTCCAGCTACTGCCAACTACGACGAGGATTTAGGAGTTCTTTTTCTGAACGACTGGAGTCACCAGACCGCTGACGAGCTGTACCAATCAGCGGAGACAAGCGGCCCCCCTACACTGACGACGGGCCTCATCAATGGCACAAACGTCTTTGATGATGCCGGTCACCGGTTTAATACGTCATTTACGGAAGGGAAAACGTACAGACTGCGTCTTGTCAATGGTGCTATCGACTCACATTTTAAATTTTCTATTGAAAATCACACCATGCAAGTGATTGCCAATGACCTCGTTCCTATCACACCTTTCAATACAAGCATCTTAAGCATTGGAATGG GACAGCGCTACGATGTCATAATCACAGCGAATCAGTCCTCTGTTGCCGATAACTTCTGGATGCGAGCTATCCCACAGAGCGCTTGCTCGTCTAACGAGAACTCAGATGACATCAAGGGCATCGTCTACtatggcagcagcgcgggCACACCTGAGACGACGGGCTACTCGTATACAGATAGTTGCGATGACGAGGATATATCTAATCTAGTACCATTTGTCTCCAAATCAGTTTCGAGCGACACAACAACCGAGGACGAGGCAGTAACTGTGGGTAAGAATAGTGATAATCTATTCAAGTGGTACTTAAACAGTACGACAATGGTAGTTGACTGGGAAGATCCAAGCTTATTGCAAGTGTACAATGGTGCTACAACCTTTGATGCGTCTAACGCTGTTATCTCATTGCCTAACGCCAATGAGTGGGTTTATACCGTCATAAGCACAACAATGCCTGTGTCGCACCCAGTGCACTTGCATGGCTTCGACTTCTACATCTTAGCCCAAGGTACAGGCACCTATAGCGACAGCGTGACTCTCAACACGGACAATCCCCCGCGCCGTGACGTCGCTATGCTACCAGCGTCCGGCTATCTTGTGCTTGCCTTCGAGACGGACAACCCGGGAGCCTGGCTCATGCACTGCCATATCGGATGGCACACGAGTGAGGGTTTTGCCCTTCAATGGATAGTGCGCGAGTCAGAAATTACGGAACTCATTGATTATGATACATTGAACTCGACATGCGCCGCGTGGAAGTCGTATGCCTCGGACAATAGCGTCATTGAGGACGATTCAGGCGTATAG
- a CDS encoding uncharacterized protein (EggNog:ENOG41~antiSMASH:Cluster_4.1~SECRETED:SignalP(1-21)): MYHLKLFFLPLGSTLCSVASGASTGNNVPSSFNLYAYGHGIGGYPIVYLDGIAHVSSQSQLNTSTQVARFTLSSNTLIANSNSTDDNGGFSNATFFVPGPNDSSPQAGFVNGTPPATAISSGWTFYGQTLLLVGSSGQWEGLFSAEPTEQDDIFSLNWNQTSDTAIPLSVRFTTPSSATM; this comes from the exons ATGTACCACCTAaagctcttttttcttccattgGGGTCTACTCTGTGCAGCGTTGCCAGTGGTGCCAGTACTGGTAATAATGTTCCCAGCAGCTTCAACTTATATGCCTATGGGCATGGGATTGGCGGATACCCTATTGTTTACCTCGACG GTATCGCCCACGTCAGCTCACAAAGCCAGTTGAACACCTCAACTCAAGTTGCCCGCTTCA CTCTCTCGTCCAACACTCTCATTGCCAACTCCAATAGCACCGACGACAATGGTGGATTTTCCAATGCCACATTTTTCGTTCCAGGCCCCAACGACTCATCGCCACAAGCGGGCTTTGTGAATGGAACCCCGCCTGCTACGGCAATATCCTCGGGTTGGACATTCTATGGACAAACACTTCTACTTGTGGGTTCGTCAGGTCAATGGGAAGGGCTCTTCTCCGCCGAACCTACCGAACAGGATGATATCTTCTCCCTCAACTGGAACCAAACATCGGATACAGCTATCCCGCTATCAGTACGTTTCACTACACCTTCCAGTGCTACTATGTAA